The Denticeps clupeoides chromosome 1, fDenClu1.1, whole genome shotgun sequence genome segment GTATTCCTGTTGCAGTGTGTGCAGGGAAACACCACAAagacaattttaatatttatctgATTTTCAAATAGACTCCCTGTTGCATgaaattcactttcatttctgaaCGATTTCTTAAGAATGACCAAATAGAATGTGCAAATATCTACCCGCTCTGCTGCCTATGGCTAGTGACCAGAAACCTGTAGTTGTGTCGTTTCCCTGTGACAACCGCAATCGGCCCTGGAGTCAaggaatcattaaaaaaaaataataataataaaaaaatacatagaaaCGTGTGACGAGGTGAAAACCAGGATacccacagaaacacaaaaagagGAGATATCACACGACACCAGAGGTACATACATGAAGTAGTATTACGAAATGGATAGGCTGAATGGAGAGCAGAAGTAGAAGGTTCGGAAATGCATTTACAAATCACACGTTACAGAGCCCCCGTGTGTTTAAGTAACGGCCGATCGCTCGGCTTACGCCTCAAGGAGATGAAGCCCTTTAAACAGGAGCTGATGAGTTGAGGTAAAAATTCGAATAGCCctccttaaaacacacacacacacacacacacacactctctctctctcgcaaaACATATTCACACAATGCCTGATGTACACAACTttccattaaataataaaacccaTTACATTTGCCAAAATAATCAGTTGAATGAGAAGACGAGGACATTGTGCAGCAGACAAGGACGACGACCGTCTATTGTAAAGCTGGCACTcgtaatgttaaaaaaatcttttctgtGCAGGGTGACAAAACATGATCGTTAGCAGTTTTAAGGCTTAGCTTATCGGATATAGGGTTGTGGAAGGTCAATCACAGTGAACTCAGAAATGGCTCCTCATTCCACACTGGACGATCGCGTGACCTTTGACACTATCTTCAGACCCCCGTGTGCTGTTTACACAGAGAGGGAACTGCTTTTTAGGGAACTAGCGCTGATTAGGACCTCGTCTTTGGCACAGTTGGCATGGCAACGACATGGTGAGGGTCacggtggggggtggggggttgtttATCCTCCCGTCGACTCCTTTCTTGCTTGATTTAGTGGTTTCGGGTTAAGAGAACGGTCATCGCCAGTTCCTTCCACACCTCCACGGGCTGCATTATGGTGCCCTGGTTTCAGGGGGGCTATCCTCAGCCTGAGAGCCTAGGTTGCCCAAAACCTGTCTCCCCCCCTGGCTGgcgtatttgtttatttgactCACTTAGGGAATTAaatttcatacatttcataCTCTCGCTCGCTCTGTGCACTGCATCAAATTTTGGGCCATTTGACGTCTGCCGTCTGCGTCGTCACTTTGCATTGTCCACCTGttcatgaagaagaagaaacaaatTCAATCTATTTAGTCGCTGTAACTACACGTGTATCCACACAAGGCATTGCAGCTGGCTTACTAGGGTCtcggaaggaaggaaagaaagaaagaaagagagaaagagagagagagagagagagaaagagagagagaaccacgGTCTCACCTGTGAGCCAGACGCATTGCGCTGGCGGCTGACCGGCTCTCTCGGGGAGCTGGGAACGCTCCCGTTCAGCTCCGTCATGAGGAGGCTTCTTCTCTCCTTCAGCGTTTTGGGGTCACACTTTGTCACCCGGAATCTGAGGGCACAGAAAAAGCAATATGAGATTCCGTGGTGGAGGTGAAACGTGAACCTAACGGGGCTGCCAAAATTTCAAAACAAAGcctacagaaacacacactaaaTGTTAGCAATGTTTCTTAGCTGGTTAGCATTGTTAGCATGCCAGTATCCTGTTACCTAGCTAGtttatcacattttaatatatctTATTTTAGCATAGcataattacatacattttctgACAAAAAAACGATTAGCTACTTAGGTAAAATGTTCCAGTTAGCTACTGTCTCAGAAACGTTTAACACTAATTTATATTAATTAGCTAACAAGCAAAATAATTGATAGCTAAATAATTAGGTAGTTTCTCAAACTTTCAATGTCTTACATTAGAAAACATGTATTTCTGATAATGACAATCACATATTGTTCATAATAATTAGATTACAAGCGACGCCTTCTATCTAGCTACTTAATTTGTTTAGTCAGCCAGCTAGTTTCTGGCTGTTCTGTTCTTCTAACATCAGAAACGACCCACCTTTACGTGTGAGAATGAATACACTTTagaatgtatttatattaattatCCAACAAGCAATAGACTTtagtttgttaataaatgtgccTGTTATACAGCTAGTTATAGCTAGCTTCTTACGTTGCACCTCTACTAATGGATCATTAGCACATTCCATAATTCGCGGTAAATAgatgtatgtattttaaaaagaactTCTAGATAACCTCAAGACGACAAGGTCCAGAGGACATCTTGCTGTGATTAAAAGCATTATGGAGTACCGGagcggtacacacacacacacacacacacagaaagggaGTGAGAAGGAAAATGCTAATTGAATCTGTGAACGAGTAGCCTGGGCAGGTCAGTGTGATCTCTGCCGCAGGCCTTCGTTCTTCTGAACGTGTTGCTTTTAGCGTTCAGTCCACTGGGTCGAGAGCGGCGAGGACCCACCTGCCCACAGAGAGGACGGTGACCTCCCCAGCATGGCTGTGTCTGTCCAGCAGCTTCTTGCTGGAGTGCCGGCGCATCAGGGGCCACTTCTTCTGGTTGCAGCGGTTGCAGATGTTTTTCTGGCCGGCCGCGCCCCCAATGGTGTGCAGGTGGTTGCAGGTGTGTTTGGCCGCCGCAGGTGCCCCCGGGGACACGGGGGTCACAGGGGTGGTGGGGGTAACTGGAGACGTCGGAGTTATGGACCTGGCGAGGAAGGAAAGAGGCGCATCAGAGAGCTGAACACCAGCCAGCTCGCTGCCTCATAAAATGCGGAGGGGAACGTCCTTCAGAGGTCTAACGCTGCTCCCAAACGCTCCCCCGAGGTCCGTCTGAGTTCGCGGCAATTTATTCACACAAACAGGTGCTCCTCGATATAATGCAAGTAATGGCGATGGATGGTTCCTCGGTGCTAGTTCTGTGTGTGCGACACAGGCCATTGCAGCACCCCACTATGCCAGCGTCTGGAGCCTCTATCTGTCTCCATTACAACGCCAGAGACATCGAGAGAGGGGCCACAAGATAGCAGGTTCCAGACGGGGGCGTTACTGAACGTGAAAGGACAGTGGCTCTCGGgacagacctggcaacacgtACCGTTTGCAGAGGGACAGAATCAGAGAATCAGAGGTGTGGTGCATGTGACCCACTGGGGTATTAAAAATCATAAAGGGGAATAAGAAAGAGTGAGAAAAGGTCAGACAGAGACTCCTTTACTCGGAGGCGAAATGAAACACCATCTTTAGCGAACCTAGAGGACCACACCCTAGCACAAGGCTGTATATGCCTATTCtctcttcaacacacacacacacacacacacacacacagctcgaTTTGGTCTAAGTGTTCTTCTGGCACCCGGCCGAGCAGTCTGTAAAATGAGAGTGGTCCTCCACAACTGCGGCCGAGTACGCAACGACGCCCCATCCCTCATCCTGCCTCCCCCACTCCTCCCCGCTCTCCACAGATTTATCCTCCAATCCACTCTCTTTCAGCCTCCATACATAAAAATAACTCCACTTTCACTCCTCTCCTCACTCTTCTCTCTCCTCGCACGTCCAATTGACGCTGCTTGCCTCTCAAGGTCGGCACGCGCTCTGGAGGAGAAAGGAAACGAGAAGGGAAAAGAGCACCAACAAGcagggaagaaagaaaaaataaataaatccgcACCACAGGCCCCTTTTGATTCCTTGTTGTTAGAAGAACAGCACACAACCTCAAACCTGCCTTATTAGCTggttctgtaaaaaaataaaaagatattttttttttgttaatcttCTAGCATTCCTAAGtgtgagccttatcagggctcttagtttgaaaactcaatattctatagaaatcgaacgagaattgccggtgtcttcctcttgtaagtcgctttggataaaagcgtctgctaaataaagtaaagtaaagtaagaaaaaaagttcCATGCATTATGTTTCCTTTGAATCTCGAAGAAGGCACTTGCTTCAGTGGCCTCATGAGAGACTTTAAAGACGTCTCCAGTTCATGAGCTGCAGCCAAATGACCTCTTTTCATCATGGAAATCAGATCTTCTACCCGACCCAGAGAGCGAATTACAGCAGAACGTGAGAGCCGCGACTTAACTGGATTTTGTGGGGAACACTGACACCTAGTGGCGGCTTTTTAAACCAGCTTTCAtgggattcacacacacaaacatacattacatttacatttatgccatttggcagacgcccttatgttACCaccaatgaagtaatcagttctggttcacaaggACTCAAATACAATCATTCACTCtgttgcataagtcagactataagaaagttactaaatattctctaaagagggaggttgagctgccatttgaaaatttTTGACTGGGCTgtagtgattgttattgtgaaacactgcagcacagcacagtgaaacttgtcctctgcatttaacccatcacccttagtgagcagtgggcagcaatgacaggcgcccggggagcagtgtgtggggacggtgctttgctcagtggcaccttggcagatcgtaATTAGAacaagcaaccttctgattacggggccacttccttaaccactaggccaccactgtccccaaggTGACCTCGAGatgaagttcattccacaacaagggtccaagacagagaagagtcttccttgtaccttcagcaGTGGAAGGACCAGACGAGCAGGGCTGGAGGGTCGGAGGAGTgagaggtgtaataagggctctgaAGTAGGCTGGTGCTCTCccaggtttgtttgttttttttaaggccagcgtcagtattttgaatcctagtggtcacacactcgcctatgaaccagaagacccgggttcaaatcccacttactaccattgtgtccctgagcaagacacttaaccctgagtgtctccaggggggactgtccctgtaactactgattgtaagtattTGTAAGGATAAGGgcctctgtaaatgtaaatgtgtgggagaatttgggaaggttgaaaactgcattctgtattatttatttatttaccattgtattattgtactgtattgtactCTACTGTGTAGTAAAACTATTCGTTTTTGGTGTATCTATTGTTTAGTAATTCGAGAAAATTGAATTTGCTGCTAATAATTCATTCTGGAGCGATCCATCCATTCATACTTTCATTTCAGGACAAAATGGACAGACATGAGACGCAACATACCCATCATTCATTGTGCTGTCAATAACCATGGCCTTCAGAGCATCAGTGTTTGCTGAaaatagaaagagaaaaagaatgtATCAGCGATCTGTATTCACACAAGCCTACATGTGGGGGGGGAAAAGGGAGGACAAAATATAACAGGACACAGTCCAACTGCACAAAACATTCCTCTGAAATGCCAATACACTTGGAAAAAGATTAAGGAATTCAATTTGATGTCTTTACTAAATTCgctttgaaaataataatgcagGCTGCTCACGCTATGAGAGACAATATCGGAGGCCCGGAAATCAATGTTTAGGTTGCAAATTTGGAAAACCAGCGAAATATTTCCCCCCGACGTGAACAAGCTCGGCTTCAACAGCATTGCAGAGAGGCAGTGAAAAGCGTGCACACAACGGATCTCCAGCAACCATCTTCAGCACAGCAGAGGTACAGCAGACGTACAGCAGACGTACAGCAGAGGTACAGCAGAGGTACACTAAACGCCTCAGAATGGCGAGTCTCGCTTCAGGAGAGACATCCTCTCGATGTGCAGGAACTACAGGTTTGCTAGAATCCCCTCTTTTTTTGGTTATTCTATAAGAAGCTGGATTTGAAATTAGAACCCTGCATTGATTCATCTGCATGTTGAAAACGAAGACAGAAATGTGTGCGGGTATAAAAGGACAGGATTCAGGGTTGGGTCTTTAATCGTCTCTGTTCGGATTGGAGGGACAACTGGAAGGTCTTCAGTGGTTCTAAATTAAAACAGAGACGGCCCGCCATAATTTCCTGCTGTGAGTATGTTATTAGAAGTAAACAAGGGGCTTTTACGACACAGAATCCAGACGTCTGAAACCGAACCGTGTGACAATTTCTCCTATTCCGAAAACGAACGGGTCACTCCACAGGAGGACGTTCTGTGCTTCGGAGAGGCTTCCTGGTCTTCTTCAGACGGACAGGCAAGCTTGACTCTCGCCCTGAAACGCGCCTGCTCTGCTTGCGCAAGAGCTTCCTTGCAACTTACCCAACACCACTCAGTTCAGGGAGAGCCCCGCCCCTCTTAAGGTGGGGCCACATAAATGCACAGGAGATTTAAAACGCCTGGTCGGAGTTCTGCGGCGAGGACGTTACCCCAGTCGCTTCAGCGCACACCGACTCCGCGCTCCCACGTCAGTCGTACTGAGAGGGACGGGCTCTGATGTGCAGGTCTAATTTCGGGAACTCGCTCGTGACTCATCAGAACCTCGGCCACGGtgacaaatgaacatttactccAGGGAGGGGTGCGTCTCGGAGCGAGACTCCTCGGCCAGGCCAAAATTGAACATACGCTTGCATAGCGCTGCACTGGTTCCGTCTTTGGCTTGATGTAATTTAACATGGGTTTTAGGAGAAACCCTGGCAGGGGCTTTAATGGACTATTTTGCCAAATGGCAAGTCCCGGGTAAACTGAAAtagtcttacacacacacaaacacatatacacatatacacacatatatatatatatatatttttttttaaaataaaaaaactctgcttttacttttattcaaattcaagttTACCTCCTGCCTTGATTTCCAAGCGGCTcctggctaaaaaaaaaaaaaagaaaaaacataccGCAGCTAGATCCTTCCTGGGTTCCACTTTTGGGTGATTGAAACCCGGAGGAAGGCCACGATTTCAATCGAACCGATTTCCCAACACGTCGGGTGAGCATCCCACACTGTGGGAGCAGATAAAAGTGTGGCCTGGCAAAGAGCCTATAAATACTGCCGAATAAACCCAACCAACCACAGATGTGAAAATTATTAACGATAATTATATACGCCGTACTAGGCAGGTACACCAAGATCCTCTACAACCTCAAGGGGCTTCTTGGTCCTTTGGTTACCTGTTACATGGATCCGAAGGCCGTGTTTGTACAAAACCTTTCGTAATATTAAGCGAGATGGCCAACTACACCAGGTTTGTACCTCTGGTTTACCAGCTGGCCCACAGCCGTGAGTCACTCTCGGCCCAAATCCCACGActaagaggaaaagaaaaagaaaccacTGAGAACTGCGCTCAGCACGCGGGGTTCAGCGGTAGAAAATAAAATCTCACTGctcatgtttttttgggggtttttttttctcctccccgAAGTGAAATAAACGCCGCAGTGAGCAGAAATCGGGACCGAGGGCATTATCGAGAAACAAAACGGCGTTTCACAGCAGAAGCGTGCCAATCATTCACACCTCAAAACGGGCAGCACCTCCTTTTCCTGATGTCCGTcagaaaagttcatttttaaagcacataaataaataaataaataaataaaagcaaaaaaaaaaaactgctgattCAGCTGCATTCGCCGCCCCGCCAAACTTCTTTAGTCTAAAGTCAGCATCTGTAGAATTCTATTGAGATTGCTACAGAGCGGTTGTTCAGAATAGTTCAAAGATTTTGGGTCATTTAGGAATTCTTGTATTTTcccatgaagaaaaaaaaatgaattgggatgaaaagaacaaatataaaaaatatagttttttacTGTCAAAGTTTGAAGTAATGATGTAGTTGATGCACTACATAATCTACTAgtgtaaaatgaagtgattgtcacatgtgatacacagcagcacagcacatggttcacacagtgaaatttgtcctctgcatttaacctatcaccctgagtgagcagtgggcagccatgacaagcgcccggggagcagtgtgtggggacggtgctttgctcagtggcacctcagtggcaccctggcggattgggattcgaaccggcaaccttctgattacggggccacttccttaactgctaggccaccactgcccagtgtggtagtagcctattgggtaacacactcgcccatgaaccagaagacccaggttcaaatcccacttactaccattgtgtccccga includes the following:
- the rell1 gene encoding RELT-like protein 1, which produces MADSAAQPLGNVTGNAVDNPRNPELIAFFLVPVFFLLGLLGVLICHILKKKGYRCTTEAEEEELREEEDVKGKDLEKGEMNDTFSETNNDTVGQIVHYIMNNEANTDALKAMVIDSTMNDGSITPTSPVTPTTPVTPVSPGAPAAAKHTCNHLHTIGGAAGQKNICNRCNQKKWPLMRRHSSKKLLDRHSHAGEVTVLSVGRFRVTKCDPKTLKERRSLLMTELNGSVPSSPREPVSRQRNASGSQVDNAK